In one window of Pseudorasbora parva isolate DD20220531a chromosome 7, ASM2467924v1, whole genome shotgun sequence DNA:
- the LOC137083552 gene encoding uncharacterized protein: MSEMKEVLKDAVLSVLPSLSPEVINQLVEKLMDQGVEGLDDLVYVKDDDILEFIRPIQCRKLLSAWKNQVLFQNYTVVLQPAEVLPLVPPETNATLGSSSSSTPTSSIVASTSASHSWPENFKVPWNLMPAGIKSAIENGLRPSPSDRRQMIRILADEIRKIDTNPSRSQCLTVARQIVSQYPKSFADMMGDKQVGGGYESVLSQLKVRIEHLNRRSTLSQHMTLRSDIGTTRKRNSTDSYGCTRWQPALPPGESHDSLEIKRQKLEEIHLHEGISGVERGDVYKLMEETYWLQRYMINATPSPTISDLKSKWPYLFTQRHVYGHFEQLTDKKVLRLLELSIQECGKIIIEFFKSKPTNDDVRSILSREENDVGAMVLLLLLAHFKEKLDGLILQADEFATPSDVQESVHLPESPRLIFLGQSLSNQRWMLSLEGEVVCEGAQPNFITGLAALFASFYNFNLQYQEEAACTLEFVQRRFLDINPERGSKTKKGKVISKKTGKVVQKKNTTVHPQVSSLLRKLADFQWDFV; encoded by the exons ATGTCTGAAATGAAAGAAGTCCTGAAAGATGCTGTATTGTCGGTGTTGCCAAGCCTCTCTCCAGAGGTAATCAACCAGCTGGTTGAAAAGCTCATGGATCAAGGTGTCGAGGGTTTGGATGATTTGGTTTATGTAAAAGATGATGACATTTTGGAGTTTATACGACCTATCCAATGCCGAAAACTTCTTAGTGCCTGGAAAAATCAAG TACTGTTTCAAAACTACACAGTGGTACTGCAGCCTGCCGAGGTTCTCCCCTTGGTTCCCCCCGAAACAAATGCTACTCTTGGTTCATCAAGCTCCTCAACGCCAACATCAAGCATTGTTGCATCAACCAGTGCATCACATTCATGGCCTGAAAATTTCAAAGTTCCGTGGAACTTAATGCCAGCCGGTATAAAGAGTGCTATTGAGAATGGCCTGAGACCTTCTCCTTCTGACCGACGACAAATGATAAGAATTCTTGCTGATGAAATTAGAAAAATTGACACAAACCCCAGCAGATCACAGTGCCTTACTGTTGCTCGTCAAATTGTGAGCCAATATCCAAAGTCGTTTGCAGACATGATGGGTGACAAGCAGGTTGGGGGTGGTTACGAATCGGTTCTTTCACAGCTGAAAGTGCGGATAGAGCATCTTAATCGAAGAAGTACACTAAGTCAACATATGACCCTTAGAAGTGACATTGGAACTACTAGAAAACGAAATTCAACTGACTCGTATGGTTGCACAAGATGGCAGCCTGCTCTTCCACCTGGTGAGAGTCACGACAGTCTTGAAATTAAACGTCAGAAGCTGGAGGAGATCCACCTTCATGAAGGAATTTCTGGAGTTGAGAGAGGAGACGTTTACAAGCTCATGGAGGAGACCTATTGGCTTCAGCGTTACATGATAAATGCAACCCCGTCCCCTACAATTTCAGATCTAAAATCCAAATGGCCATATCTCTTCACACAGAGGCATGTATATGGACATTTTGAACAGCTTACTGACAAAAAAGTGCTCAGACTTTTGGAATTGTCTATTCAGGAGTGTGGAAAAATCATAATTGAGTTTTTCAAAAGCAAACCAACCAACGATGATGTTCGGAGCATACTCTCCAGAGAAGAAAATGATGTGGGTGCCATGGTCCTACTACTACTTCTTGCACACTTCAAAGAGAAGTTAGATGGTCTTATCCTTCAAGCAGAT GAATTTGCAACTCCATCTGATGTCCAGGAATCTGTACATTTGCCAGAGAGTCCACGCCTTATATTTCTTG GTCAATCTCTAAGCAACCAGCGGTGGATGTTAAGCTTGGAAGGTGAAGTTGTGTGTGAAGGAGCACAGCCCAATTTCATCACTGGCCTGGCAGCGCTGTTTGCCTCCTTCTATAACTTCAACTTGCAGTACCAGGAAGAAGCAGCATGCACCCTTGAGTTTGTTCAGAG ACGCTTTCTTGACATCAATCCAGAACGTGGATCAAAAACAAAGAAAGGAAAAGTAATTTCAAAAAAAACTGGCAAAGTTGTGCAAAAAAAGAACACCACTGTACACCCACAGGTTTCCTCACTTCTGCGAAAACTTGCAGACTTTCAATGGGATTTTGTTTAG